The following DNA comes from Streptomyces pristinaespiralis.
CCCTTGGACAGGCTTACTGCCATTGGGAAGTCCCCTTCATTTCGAATCTGCGGGCTACGGGTCCTCCCGAAGCTACCGTCACAGGTCATAACGCGGGCAGGGGACCGTCAGGTTCCATCCTCGGTCCGGTTCCTTGTCACCGGGCAGAGCGGACATGCGGCTCCCATCGCCGCGGGTCCCGCGTCGCGAGGACGGAAAAGAGGGTGACGGGCGGGTGGGGGCGCGGGACCATGGACGACATGTCCGGGCCCTACATCATCCGCGGCTCCGTCTCCCTGCCGGAGGCCGAGCTCATGTGGCGTTTCTCGCGGTCCTCGGGGCCCGGTGGCCAGCACGTCAACACCAGCGACTCGCAGGTGGAGCTCCGCTTCGATCTCGCGAGGACGGAGGCGCTGCCGCCGGTCTGGAAGGACCGTGCGCTGGAGCGGCTCGCGGGCCGGATGGTGGGCGGTGTGATCGCCGTACGCGCTTCGGAGCACCGCTCACAGTGGCGGAACCGCGAGACC
Coding sequences within:
- the arfB gene encoding alternative ribosome rescue aminoacyl-tRNA hydrolase ArfB, coding for MDDMSGPYIIRGSVSLPEAELMWRFSRSSGPGGQHVNTSDSQVELRFDLARTEALPPVWKDRALERLAGRMVGGVIAVRASEHRSQWRNRETAAVRLASLLAEATAPPPRARRATKIPRGINERRLREKKQRAETKRGRSGRDW